One window from the genome of Jiangella alba encodes:
- a CDS encoding carbohydrate ABC transporter permease produces the protein MHRAAQRRIIIPFLLPALLLLGVFFLYPLVRTIDISFTEWTRTGNSSYIGVENYTRLFDDPGYVNSLKNAFLFTLVGGCMLFPVAIAIAWALNQRIHGEKFFRFVVFAPVVLSAAVVALMWKFIYHPTLGLINPALEGLGLGALARTWLGDASTALPAVAFTTVWHGIGIWVVLLSAGFERLPPDVLEAGRIDGAGEWRLFRSVMLPMLRDLFRILVVLWIVQTMQAFAFVFIMTNGGPYGSTEIVGTLMYRVAFERYEFGYAAAMGVALIVIMLVVTQIVNKVMKRDELQY, from the coding sequence ATGCACCGAGCCGCGCAACGCCGCATCATCATCCCGTTCCTGCTGCCCGCGCTCCTGTTGCTGGGGGTGTTCTTCCTCTATCCACTGGTGCGCACGATCGACATCTCGTTCACCGAGTGGACCCGCACGGGCAACTCCAGCTACATCGGCGTCGAGAACTACACGCGGCTGTTCGACGACCCCGGCTATGTGAACTCGCTGAAGAACGCGTTCCTGTTCACGCTGGTCGGCGGCTGCATGCTGTTCCCGGTGGCGATCGCCATCGCGTGGGCACTGAACCAGCGCATCCACGGGGAGAAGTTCTTCCGGTTCGTGGTGTTCGCGCCGGTGGTGCTGAGCGCGGCCGTCGTCGCGCTGATGTGGAAGTTCATCTACCACCCGACGCTCGGGCTGATCAACCCGGCGCTGGAGGGCCTCGGCCTCGGCGCGCTGGCCCGCACCTGGCTCGGCGACGCGTCGACGGCGCTGCCGGCGGTGGCGTTCACGACCGTGTGGCACGGCATCGGCATCTGGGTGGTGCTGCTGTCGGCCGGGTTCGAGCGGCTGCCACCGGACGTGCTGGAGGCCGGGCGCATCGACGGCGCCGGCGAGTGGCGGCTGTTCCGCAGCGTCATGCTGCCGATGCTGCGCGACCTGTTCCGCATTCTCGTCGTGCTGTGGATCGTGCAGACGATGCAGGCGTTCGCGTTCGTGTTCATCATGACCAACGGCGGGCCGTACGGCTCGACGGAGATCGTCGGGACGCTGATGTACAGGGTCGCGTTCGAACGCTACGAATTCGGCTACGCGGCCGCCATGGGCGTCGCCCTCATCGTGATCATGCTGGTCGTGACCCAGATCGTCAACAAGGTGATGAAGCGCGATGAGCTCCAGTACTGA
- a CDS encoding amidohydrolase family protein, producing MIVDVHAHTPTHRDAVPDDERRVYTGWRTDRPVTTTNSWADYDEAMADADVSIVFNIAVDDPEAATGLPYRPEDTNTSTAAFVAADPARRVGFMSVDPTRPDAVEEAERCRELGLVGVKLGPNYQDFDPLSPRATAFYGYCQREGLPILFHQGASPIRHAPLRYTYPLVTDEIALAFPELRIVMAHMGHPWGKETVVTIRKHPHVYADVSSIYLRPWVCYESLLAAVEWGAAHKLLLGSDFPIANTGEAMAGLRRVNAITEGTALPRIPDEVIEQIIHADALGALGLSIKETS from the coding sequence ATGATCGTCGACGTGCACGCGCACACCCCCACGCACCGCGACGCCGTCCCGGACGACGAGCGGCGCGTCTACACCGGCTGGCGCACCGACCGGCCGGTCACGACGACGAACTCGTGGGCCGACTACGACGAGGCGATGGCCGACGCCGACGTCTCGATCGTCTTCAACATCGCCGTCGACGACCCCGAGGCGGCCACCGGGCTGCCGTACCGGCCGGAGGACACCAACACCTCCACCGCGGCGTTCGTCGCCGCCGACCCGGCCCGGCGCGTCGGCTTCATGTCCGTCGACCCGACCCGCCCCGACGCCGTCGAGGAGGCCGAGCGGTGCCGCGAGCTGGGCCTCGTCGGCGTCAAGCTCGGCCCGAACTACCAGGACTTCGACCCGCTCTCGCCGCGCGCCACCGCGTTCTACGGCTACTGCCAGCGCGAAGGGCTGCCGATCCTGTTCCACCAGGGCGCCTCCCCCATCCGGCACGCGCCGCTGCGGTACACGTATCCGCTGGTCACCGACGAGATCGCGCTGGCCTTCCCGGAGCTGCGCATCGTCATGGCGCACATGGGCCACCCGTGGGGCAAGGAGACGGTGGTGACGATCCGCAAGCACCCGCACGTGTACGCGGACGTCTCGTCCATCTACCTGCGCCCGTGGGTCTGCTACGAGTCGCTGCTGGCCGCCGTCGAGTGGGGCGCGGCGCACAAGCTGCTGCTCGGCTCGGACTTCCCGATCGCGAACACCGGCGAGGCGATGGCGGGCCTGCGCCGGGTCAACGCGATCACCGAGGGCACCGCGCTGCCGCGGATCCCCGACGAGGTGATCGAGCAGATCATCCACGCCGACGCGCTGGGCGCGCTGGGCCTGTCCATCAAGGAGACCTCGTGA
- a CDS encoding ABC transporter substrate-binding protein, translated as MKTIRFVAPLAAGCLALAACSGGGDDDTANTGPEAGSWHEEIEGSPLEVGVLSAEGTPGLAILQELADGLEADYDGADVTLTFANTDARPGIEQRWRSGDPLDVDYGMFDGTNPALTVWADDGALLDLRPYLEQDDPETGEPWLDRFSPTVRDFMENPSDGGIYGIPSELSLHVLFYNAGLFTELGIEPPRTWDDLLAANTALKAAGVDPIAVTGLFEPYMGMWSDHLWLRTVGYDKARAVLTGGEGHITEDPGFLEGLEKLQQLRDEGAFLTGFEGTDFTAAQAQFFQGDAGMILMGTWLVSEMADVIPPDFQLGVVPFPSVEGAAGDQGAVMAALQEISIAAESENIPLALEWSRRLTSVETQTRRAEEIGEVSAVVDVPSPPGIPGIDQVISEAEALEPRDYGITQSPAMDVIYPEIARLLFGEQDAQQTLERLDEGLRRVHGN; from the coding sequence ATGAAGACGATACGATTCGTCGCCCCGCTCGCCGCCGGGTGCCTTGCGCTCGCCGCGTGCAGTGGTGGCGGCGACGACGACACCGCGAACACCGGCCCCGAGGCCGGGAGCTGGCACGAGGAGATCGAGGGTTCCCCGCTGGAGGTCGGCGTGCTGTCGGCCGAAGGCACGCCGGGCCTGGCGATCCTGCAGGAGCTGGCCGACGGCCTCGAGGCCGACTACGACGGCGCCGACGTCACCCTGACGTTCGCCAACACCGACGCCCGCCCCGGCATCGAGCAGCGCTGGCGCTCCGGCGACCCGCTCGACGTCGACTACGGCATGTTCGACGGCACCAACCCGGCGCTGACGGTGTGGGCCGACGACGGCGCGCTGCTCGACCTGCGCCCGTACCTCGAACAGGACGACCCCGAGACCGGCGAGCCGTGGCTGGACCGCTTCAGCCCGACCGTCCGCGATTTCATGGAGAACCCGTCCGACGGCGGCATCTACGGCATCCCGTCCGAGCTGTCGCTGCACGTGCTGTTCTACAACGCGGGCCTGTTCACCGAGCTCGGCATCGAGCCGCCGCGCACCTGGGACGACCTCCTCGCCGCCAACACGGCCCTGAAGGCCGCCGGCGTCGACCCGATCGCCGTCACCGGGCTGTTCGAGCCGTACATGGGCATGTGGAGCGACCACCTGTGGCTGCGCACCGTCGGCTACGACAAGGCGCGGGCCGTGCTCACCGGCGGCGAGGGCCACATCACCGAGGATCCCGGATTCCTCGAGGGCCTCGAGAAGCTGCAGCAGCTGCGCGACGAGGGCGCGTTCCTCACCGGCTTCGAGGGCACCGACTTCACCGCCGCCCAGGCGCAGTTCTTCCAGGGCGACGCCGGCATGATCCTCATGGGCACCTGGCTGGTCAGCGAGATGGCCGACGTCATCCCGCCCGACTTCCAGCTGGGCGTCGTCCCGTTCCCGTCCGTCGAGGGCGCCGCGGGTGACCAGGGCGCCGTCATGGCGGCGCTGCAGGAGATCTCCATCGCCGCCGAGAGCGAGAACATCCCGCTGGCGCTGGAGTGGTCGCGCCGGCTGACCAGCGTCGAGACCCAGACCCGGCGGGCAGAGGAGATCGGCGAGGTATCCGCAGTCGTCGACGTCCCCAGCCCGCCCGGCATCCCCGGCATCGACCAGGTCATCTCCGAGGCCGAGGCGCTGGAGCCGCGCGACTACGGCATCACGCAGAGCCCGGCCATGGACGTGATCTATCCGGAGATCGCCCGGCTCCTCTTCGGCGAGCAGGACGCCCAGCAGACGCTGGAGCGGCTCGACGAGGGGCTGCGCCGGGTGCACGGCAACTAG
- a CDS encoding Gfo/Idh/MocA family protein → MAAHREAVAPLVGSDVLVGASLDDALGAGPDGVVLATPPWATPELAIAALRAGRFVLAEKPVATSVAAAAVYSALTGAELGRLQIGLTYRHDPALARLKAWIDDGVLGGPLLVRAHVYDEPRVAGDAEHLERMRRTLRHGTPVVHEGAHVFDWLAHLLGPGAFTVDDAWSLRTDPGLPAPNLTGARLRHPGGHQVLVEFGWLTDALPRCELTFLGPRGLATLDGSTFALRLATADGAETVEFPGDRTTRDFDLQVARFAALVRGAADGPDPDLAAGLAALALAERVATQGVTA, encoded by the coding sequence GTGGCCGCGCACCGCGAGGCGGTCGCGCCGCTGGTGGGCTCCGACGTGCTCGTCGGGGCGAGCCTCGACGACGCGCTGGGAGCCGGGCCGGACGGTGTCGTGCTGGCGACCCCGCCGTGGGCGACGCCGGAGCTGGCCATCGCCGCGCTGCGGGCCGGCCGGTTCGTCCTCGCCGAGAAGCCCGTCGCGACGTCGGTGGCGGCCGCCGCGGTGTACTCGGCGCTCACCGGCGCCGAGCTCGGGCGGCTGCAGATCGGCCTCACCTACCGCCACGACCCCGCGCTCGCGCGGCTCAAGGCGTGGATCGACGACGGCGTGCTCGGCGGGCCGCTGCTGGTGCGCGCGCACGTGTACGACGAGCCCCGGGTGGCCGGCGACGCCGAGCACCTGGAGCGGATGCGGCGCACGCTGCGGCACGGGACGCCGGTCGTGCACGAGGGCGCGCACGTCTTCGACTGGCTGGCGCACCTGCTCGGGCCCGGCGCCTTCACCGTCGACGACGCGTGGTCGCTGCGCACCGACCCCGGCCTGCCGGCGCCGAACCTCACCGGCGCGCGGCTGCGGCACCCCGGCGGCCACCAGGTGCTGGTGGAGTTCGGCTGGCTGACCGACGCGCTGCCGCGGTGCGAGCTGACCTTCCTCGGGCCGCGCGGGCTGGCCACCCTGGACGGGTCGACGTTCGCGCTGCGCCTGGCCACGGCAGACGGCGCCGAGACGGTCGAGTTCCCCGGCGACCGGACGACCCGCGACTTCGACCTGCAGGTGGCCCGCTTCGCCGCCCTCGTCCGCGGCGCCGCGGACGGCCCGGACCCCGACCTCGCCGCCGGCCTCGCCGCACTGGCCCTCGCCGAGCGGGTCGCGACGCAAGGAGTCACCGCATGA
- a CDS encoding amidohydrolase family protein yields MIDFHTHTPAWNTVSWLGGATFGADEFVEFMDASGIDRAVVLSHDGLFNPTPKANDELAAFVRAYPERLTGFGTVTPRDPHAVAETERMFGELGLKGMKLHPWLQGFSLHEPALDPICEIVQGAGGVLLSHDGTPPYSTPSQLAALARRHPRLPVVLGHGGLHDLWREALAMIQETPNLYLCICGTPPYAARTILAEAPAHKVLFGTDAGLSDKASQDYAVARVREIDGWGITPEQRHAMLVENPARLLDAA; encoded by the coding sequence GTGATCGACTTCCACACCCACACGCCGGCGTGGAACACCGTCAGCTGGCTGGGCGGCGCGACGTTCGGCGCGGACGAGTTCGTCGAGTTCATGGACGCCAGCGGCATCGACCGCGCCGTCGTGCTCAGCCACGACGGCCTGTTCAACCCGACGCCGAAGGCGAACGACGAGCTCGCGGCGTTCGTCCGCGCCTACCCGGAGCGGCTGACCGGCTTCGGCACCGTCACCCCGCGCGACCCGCACGCCGTCGCCGAGACCGAGCGGATGTTCGGCGAACTGGGCCTCAAAGGGATGAAGCTGCACCCGTGGCTGCAGGGGTTCAGCCTGCACGAGCCGGCGCTGGACCCGATCTGCGAGATCGTCCAGGGCGCCGGCGGCGTCCTGCTCAGCCACGACGGCACCCCGCCGTACTCGACGCCGTCGCAGCTCGCGGCGCTGGCCCGGCGGCACCCGCGGCTGCCCGTGGTGCTCGGCCACGGCGGCCTGCACGACCTGTGGCGCGAGGCGCTGGCGATGATCCAGGAGACGCCGAACCTGTACCTGTGCATCTGCGGCACGCCGCCGTACGCCGCCCGGACCATCCTGGCCGAGGCGCCGGCGCACAAGGTGCTGTTCGGCACCGACGCCGGACTGTCGGACAAGGCCAGCCAGGACTACGCGGTCGCGCGGGTGCGCGAGATCGACGGCTGGGGCATCACGCCGGAACAGCGGCACGCGATGCTGGTCGAGAACCCCGCCCGGCTGCTGGACGCCGCATGA
- a CDS encoding IclR family transcriptional regulator, whose product MPGKDVNEGTAGQDRAPSPAVARALTVLETLVESEDGMTLTALAKRTNIPLATCASIVYTLEQRGYAQRRVVGRSHFWRPTLRLYGLATQLVRKVDLSSVAQRELRDLADLVGMPVHIGVLTGDSVVYVAKAATPGFIQFDTYPGKVAPYNLTALGKAIAAHLPERDLEPLLGHLTPGRGPRAAEPTREAFLAELAGVRKRGYALEDEEEQAEIACVAAPFFDAGGLVAGAVGVTGFSRDLTGQRRKEAIAGVVEIGKTVSRKLGFDDLR is encoded by the coding sequence ATGCCGGGCAAAGACGTCAACGAGGGCACGGCGGGCCAGGACCGCGCACCGTCGCCGGCCGTCGCGCGGGCACTGACCGTACTGGAGACACTGGTCGAGTCCGAGGACGGCATGACCCTCACCGCGCTGGCCAAGCGCACGAACATCCCACTGGCCACGTGCGCCTCCATCGTCTACACGCTGGAGCAGCGCGGCTACGCGCAGCGGCGGGTGGTCGGGCGCAGCCACTTCTGGCGGCCGACGCTGCGGCTCTACGGCCTGGCCACGCAGCTGGTGCGCAAGGTCGACCTCTCCTCGGTGGCGCAGCGCGAGCTGCGCGACCTCGCCGACCTCGTCGGCATGCCGGTGCACATCGGCGTGCTCACCGGCGACTCCGTGGTCTACGTCGCGAAGGCGGCCACGCCCGGGTTCATCCAGTTCGACACCTACCCCGGCAAGGTGGCGCCGTACAACCTCACGGCACTGGGCAAGGCCATCGCCGCCCACCTGCCCGAGCGCGACCTCGAGCCGCTGCTGGGCCACCTCACGCCGGGCCGCGGCCCGCGCGCCGCCGAGCCCACGCGCGAGGCGTTCCTCGCCGAGCTGGCCGGCGTTCGTAAACGCGGCTACGCGCTGGAGGACGAGGAGGAGCAGGCCGAGATCGCCTGCGTCGCCGCGCCGTTCTTCGACGCCGGCGGCCTGGTGGCCGGCGCCGTCGGCGTCACCGGGTTCTCCCGCGACCTCACCGGCCAGCGCCGCAAAGAGGCCATCGCCGGTGTCGTCGAGATCGGCAAGACGGTCTCGCGGAAGCTGGGCTTCGACGACCTGCGCTGA
- a CDS encoding creatininase family protein, producing the protein MTVIHWADVSRETLNEVLPEALVVLPVGAIEQHGRHLATGTDALLAATAAERAATLAAERAARPLVLAPTLQFGASDHHLPFGGTLSLTPETLLAVLLDLLRSIAAGGGRRVVLVNGHGGNVGVCHAAAAAASTRHRLAVAHVDYWRFAGDAANVPGHAGEFETSLVSAVRPDGAGPVPPRAHPLPDIGSTHGATVHDAALWTSIDGYTDHPERATADDGAARLDTVVAGLAACLADLTETL; encoded by the coding sequence ATGACCGTCATCCACTGGGCCGACGTGTCCCGCGAGACGCTGAACGAGGTGCTGCCGGAGGCGCTCGTCGTCCTCCCGGTCGGCGCCATCGAGCAGCACGGCCGGCACCTCGCCACCGGCACCGACGCGCTGCTGGCGGCGACGGCGGCCGAGCGGGCCGCGACGCTGGCCGCCGAGCGGGCCGCACGCCCTCTCGTCCTCGCGCCCACCCTCCAGTTCGGCGCGTCCGACCACCACCTGCCGTTCGGCGGCACGCTGTCGCTGACCCCGGAGACGCTGCTGGCGGTGCTGCTCGACCTGCTGCGCTCGATCGCGGCGGGCGGCGGGCGCCGGGTGGTGCTGGTCAACGGGCACGGCGGCAACGTCGGCGTCTGCCACGCGGCCGCGGCGGCCGCGTCGACCCGGCACCGGCTCGCCGTCGCCCACGTCGACTACTGGCGCTTCGCGGGCGACGCCGCCAACGTCCCCGGGCACGCCGGCGAGTTCGAGACCTCCCTGGTCAGCGCGGTCCGCCCGGACGGCGCCGGCCCGGTCCCGCCGCGCGCCCACCCGCTGCCCGACATCGGCTCCACGCATGGCGCCACCGTCCACGATGCCGCACTCTGGACGTCCATCGACGGCTACACCGACCACCCCGAGCGGGCCACCGCCGACGACGGCGCCGCACGCCTGGACACCGTCGTCGCCGGCCTGGCCGCCTGCCTCGCCGACCTGACCGAGACCCTGTGA
- a CDS encoding RidA family protein produces MTSDDRHASAPAVPPPAGPQRPSIARARQIGDLLATSGQTAVGPGGALIASGRLGDQVDLETGRQCAWQCTANVFEAVRAELGSLERVAEVVKLTVFVASAPGFIEQHLVADAATAYVQHVLGPDAGMHARSAIGVAELPTGSPVEVEALIRVR; encoded by the coding sequence GTGACCAGCGACGACCGTCACGCGTCCGCGCCCGCCGTCCCGCCGCCGGCCGGTCCGCAGCGCCCGTCCATCGCCCGCGCCCGGCAGATCGGCGACCTGCTCGCCACGTCCGGCCAGACCGCGGTCGGCCCCGGCGGCGCGCTGATCGCGTCCGGCCGGCTCGGCGACCAGGTCGACCTCGAGACCGGACGGCAGTGCGCGTGGCAGTGCACGGCCAACGTGTTCGAGGCCGTCCGTGCCGAACTCGGCAGCTTGGAGCGGGTGGCGGAGGTCGTCAAGCTGACGGTCTTCGTAGCCAGCGCGCCGGGCTTCATCGAGCAGCACCTCGTGGCCGACGCCGCCACCGCCTACGTCCAGCACGTGCTCGGACCGGACGCCGGGATGCACGCGCGCTCGGCCATCGGCGTCGCCGAGCTGCCCACCGGCAGCCCGGTGGAGGTGGAGGCGCTGATCCGCGTGCGCTGA
- a CDS encoding amidohydrolase family protein → MIIDAHVRLGPGRSASLDVAGLTATMDRLGIDRALVAPGEYATAWDNRAGNDLTTAAAAASDGRLVAYAVANPWAGADAVAELARARDLGARALAVDAALQGFELLDGLVDPLLAFAQESGWLVYVRTGTPPHAVPLPLASLAQRWPELSFVMGRSGATDFWIDAAPALRHAPNLYGDTCYAPWDTVLSEFARDPEIGAGRLVFSTDAPYTAPEAELARITGWPIPDDDRTAVLGGTLGRLLASGP, encoded by the coding sequence GTGATCATCGACGCGCACGTGCGCCTCGGACCCGGCCGGTCCGCCTCGCTCGACGTCGCCGGGCTGACGGCGACGATGGACCGGCTCGGCATCGACCGTGCGCTGGTCGCGCCCGGTGAGTACGCCACCGCCTGGGACAACCGCGCCGGCAACGATCTCACGACGGCGGCGGCCGCGGCCTCGGACGGCCGGCTGGTCGCGTACGCCGTCGCCAACCCGTGGGCCGGGGCGGACGCCGTCGCCGAGCTGGCCCGGGCCCGCGACCTCGGCGCCCGCGCGCTCGCCGTCGACGCCGCCCTGCAGGGGTTCGAGCTGCTGGACGGGCTGGTCGACCCGCTGCTGGCGTTCGCCCAGGAGTCCGGCTGGCTGGTCTACGTGCGCACGGGGACGCCGCCGCACGCCGTCCCGCTGCCGCTGGCGTCGCTGGCCCAGCGCTGGCCGGAGCTGTCGTTCGTCATGGGCCGCAGCGGCGCGACCGACTTCTGGATCGACGCCGCTCCGGCGCTGCGGCACGCGCCGAACCTGTACGGCGACACCTGTTACGCGCCGTGGGACACCGTGCTCTCGGAGTTCGCCCGCGACCCTGAGATCGGCGCCGGGCGGCTGGTGTTCTCGACCGACGCGCCCTACACGGCGCCGGAGGCGGAGCTGGCCCGCATCACCGGCTGGCCGATCCCGGACGACGACCGCACCGCCGTGCTCGGCGGCACGCTGGGCCGGCTGCTCGCGTCCGGCCCGTGA
- a CDS encoding mandelate racemase/muconate lactonizing enzyme family protein, protein MTATVAAVQTAAVSLAAHPDLVVHGARGAHDRSDFLLVKVVTSDGVEGFGEVSATPIWSGEDGVTARHFVETILAPALVGRALTPVGELERLMDVALAQNPFTKAGVSIALWDAWARTLGVPLAVALGGPYRTEVPVKLSLSGDGEKLERAHAAAVAAGFGAFKVKVGLGVDGDVERFAHARSLVGDKAFLGMDANGGWSRSDAARAIRALAPYGPAFAEQPVRPDDLAGMRSLRDLGLPVVADESVFGTADLTRVVDAGAADVVSLYVGKSGGPGRAVAMAAQADAAGLDVLIGSNGELGLGAAAQLHVAAALPRLSAIPSDVIGAHYYAEDILAEPLAGDGAVVRLGTEPGLGVTLRDDLLREFR, encoded by the coding sequence ATGACGGCGACCGTCGCGGCCGTGCAGACGGCGGCCGTCAGCCTGGCCGCGCACCCGGACCTGGTGGTCCACGGCGCCCGCGGCGCGCACGACCGCTCCGACTTCCTGCTGGTCAAGGTCGTCACGAGCGACGGCGTCGAGGGCTTCGGCGAGGTCAGCGCCACCCCGATCTGGAGCGGCGAGGACGGCGTCACCGCGCGGCACTTCGTCGAGACGATCCTCGCGCCGGCGCTGGTAGGGCGGGCGCTGACGCCGGTCGGCGAGCTGGAACGGCTGATGGACGTCGCGCTCGCGCAGAACCCGTTCACGAAGGCCGGCGTCTCGATCGCGCTGTGGGACGCGTGGGCGCGCACGCTCGGCGTCCCGCTCGCGGTGGCGCTGGGCGGGCCGTACCGCACGGAGGTGCCGGTCAAGCTGTCGCTGTCCGGCGACGGCGAGAAGCTCGAGCGGGCGCACGCCGCCGCCGTCGCCGCCGGGTTCGGGGCGTTCAAGGTCAAGGTCGGGCTGGGCGTCGACGGCGACGTCGAGCGGTTCGCGCACGCGCGCTCCCTGGTGGGCGACAAGGCGTTCCTCGGCATGGACGCGAACGGCGGCTGGTCCCGGTCCGACGCGGCGCGGGCGATCCGCGCGCTGGCGCCGTACGGCCCCGCCTTCGCCGAGCAGCCGGTGCGCCCCGACGACCTCGCCGGCATGCGCTCGCTGCGCGACCTCGGGCTGCCGGTCGTCGCGGACGAGTCGGTGTTCGGCACCGCCGACCTCACCCGGGTCGTCGACGCGGGCGCCGCGGACGTCGTCAGCCTGTACGTCGGCAAGAGCGGCGGCCCCGGCCGGGCGGTCGCGATGGCGGCGCAGGCCGACGCGGCCGGGCTGGACGTGCTGATCGGGTCGAACGGCGAGCTGGGCCTCGGCGCGGCCGCTCAGCTGCACGTCGCGGCCGCGCTGCCGCGGCTGTCGGCGATCCCGTCGGACGTCATCGGCGCGCACTACTACGCCGAGGACATCCTGGCCGAGCCGCTGGCCGGCGACGGCGCCGTCGTGCGGCTCGGCACCGAGCCGGGCCTCGGCGTCACCCTCCGAGACGACCTGCTGCGGGAGTTCCGATGA
- a CDS encoding dihydrodipicolinate synthase family protein, whose translation MAALDTRPTPDGGITTADAAHLVRGVSPVLEVPFHADGAVDVAGFGRVVDYVLGTGVSSVMFPGFASEYHKLSEGERAELTDVLLSRTRDRADVAAIIAVQDHATRLAAQRARSVVDAGADLINLLPPHYLSPSRRAIHQHVGAVLAAVTPTPVVLQYAPSETGTSLDAATLRELAGEHPNLRLVKVESTPPGRLIAELAAAEPPLPSVEGYAGVQLPDAFRRGAVGTQPGCSFTEIYVEIWRRYEAGDHAGGDELHRRLLPYISYWMLDTELIIAAEKLISARRGLFADPYCREPGHRLDAEEIRMVDRFLTEFDAMLPHLG comes from the coding sequence ATGGCAGCACTGGACACTCGGCCGACACCGGACGGAGGCATCACGACCGCCGATGCGGCACATCTGGTGCGTGGCGTCTCGCCGGTGCTGGAGGTGCCGTTCCACGCCGACGGCGCGGTCGACGTGGCCGGCTTCGGCCGCGTCGTCGACTACGTGCTGGGCACCGGCGTCAGCAGCGTGATGTTCCCGGGCTTCGCCTCGGAGTACCACAAGCTCTCCGAGGGCGAGCGGGCCGAACTGACGGACGTGCTGCTGTCGCGCACCCGCGACCGCGCCGACGTCGCGGCGATCATCGCCGTGCAGGACCACGCGACCCGGCTGGCCGCGCAGCGCGCGCGGTCCGTCGTCGACGCGGGGGCGGACCTCATCAACCTGCTCCCGCCGCACTACCTGTCGCCGTCGCGGCGGGCGATCCACCAGCACGTCGGCGCCGTCCTGGCCGCCGTCACGCCGACCCCGGTGGTGCTGCAGTACGCACCGTCGGAGACCGGCACCAGCCTCGACGCGGCGACCCTGCGCGAGCTGGCCGGCGAGCACCCGAACCTGCGGCTGGTCAAGGTGGAGTCGACCCCGCCCGGACGGCTCATCGCCGAGCTGGCGGCCGCGGAGCCGCCGCTGCCGTCGGTCGAGGGCTACGCCGGCGTGCAGCTGCCCGACGCGTTCCGCCGCGGCGCGGTCGGCACCCAGCCGGGCTGCTCGTTCACCGAGATCTACGTGGAGATCTGGCGCCGCTACGAGGCCGGCGACCACGCGGGCGGCGACGAGCTGCACCGCCGCCTGCTGCCCTACATCTCGTACTGGATGCTCGACACCGAGCTGATCATCGCGGCCGAGAAGCTCATCTCGGCGCGCCGCGGGTTGTTCGCCGACCCGTACTGCCGCGAGCCGGGTCACCGGCTCGATGCCGAGGAGATCCGCATGGTCGACCGGTTCCTCACCGAGTTCGACGCCATGCTTCCGCATCTCGGCTGA